From Styela clava chromosome 6, kaStyClav1.hap1.2, whole genome shotgun sequence, one genomic window encodes:
- the LOC120331762 gene encoding uncharacterized protein LOC120331762 isoform X1 — protein MKKCNLVLSIVFLVVDFIPTSSSLPISNTNHLESQLRQKPVADSMNMISKRTYGGELDFPDNYDYQFSDMGDFFDDYTDPHDPQSPHKRYSDAMATDMLSRLERMRLMKARNKFLQMIMGKRSGNSLTDLVEMLHQKQRDENSQVSDALENLKMVGLYPREGEQEGAVRIRRHAEGTYTDRTSVLARLRAEAVKREFENDVIGQYFDRKLRTPEFIKALMLAES, from the exons atgaaaaagtgtAATCTAGTTTTATCAATCGTCTTTCTCGTGGTTGATTTTATTCCTACGTCATCCAG CTTGCCGATTTCCAATACGAACCATCTGGAATCCCAACTTCGTCAGAAGCCAGTTGCAGATTCTATGAACATGATAAGTAAAAGAACTTACGGAGGAGAATTGGATTTTCCTGATAACTACGACTATCA GTTTTCTGATATGGGTGACTTTTTTGATGATTACACCGATCCTCACGACCCGCAGTCACCGCACAAAAGATACAGTGATGCCATGGCAACGGACATGCTCAGTAGACTTGAACGAATGAGACTGATGAAAGCCAGAAACAAGTTTTTGCAAATGATCATGGGCAAAAGGAG TGGAAATTCATTGACTGATTTGGTTGAAATGTTGCATCAAAAACAACGAGATGAGAATAGTCAAGTGAGTGACGCCTTGGAAAATCTCAAAATGGTTGGCTTGTATCCGAGAGAAGGTGAACAGGAAGGAGCAGTCCGAATAAGAAGACATGCCGAAGGAACTTACACAGACCG gaCAAGTGTCCTGGCAAGACTGAGAGCAGAAGCAGTTAAGCGAGAGTTTGAAAACGATGTCATCGGACAATATTTTGATAGAAAATTGAG AACACCGGAATTTATCAAAGCTCTCATGTTAGCCGAAAGCTGA
- the LOC120331762 gene encoding uncharacterized protein LOC120331762 isoform X2, with the protein MKKCNLVLSIVFLVVDFIPTSSSLPISNTNHLESQLRQKPVADSMNMISKRTYGGELDFPDNYDYQFSDMGDFFDDYTDPHDPQSPHKRYSDAMATDMLSRLERMRLMKARNKFLQMIMGKRSGNSLTDLVEMLHQKQRDENSQVSDALENLKMVGLYPREGEQEGAVRIRRHAEGTYTDRTPEFIKALMLAES; encoded by the exons atgaaaaagtgtAATCTAGTTTTATCAATCGTCTTTCTCGTGGTTGATTTTATTCCTACGTCATCCAG CTTGCCGATTTCCAATACGAACCATCTGGAATCCCAACTTCGTCAGAAGCCAGTTGCAGATTCTATGAACATGATAAGTAAAAGAACTTACGGAGGAGAATTGGATTTTCCTGATAACTACGACTATCA GTTTTCTGATATGGGTGACTTTTTTGATGATTACACCGATCCTCACGACCCGCAGTCACCGCACAAAAGATACAGTGATGCCATGGCAACGGACATGCTCAGTAGACTTGAACGAATGAGACTGATGAAAGCCAGAAACAAGTTTTTGCAAATGATCATGGGCAAAAGGAG TGGAAATTCATTGACTGATTTGGTTGAAATGTTGCATCAAAAACAACGAGATGAGAATAGTCAAGTGAGTGACGCCTTGGAAAATCTCAAAATGGTTGGCTTGTATCCGAGAGAAGGTGAACAGGAAGGAGCAGTCCGAATAAGAAGACATGCCGAAGGAACTTACACAGACCG AACACCGGAATTTATCAAAGCTCTCATGTTAGCCGAAAGCTGA
- the LOC120331700 gene encoding cleavage stimulation factor subunit 3-like isoform X2, with product MKSRNYEKVEKLFQRCLMRVLNIDLWKCYISYVKETKSGLSSYREKMSQAYDFAIDKIGMDIMSFQLWADYVGFLKSVEAVGSYAENQRITAVRRVYQRGCINPMLNIEQLWREYNAYEQSINPIIAKKMVDDRTREYINARRVSKELEAMTRGLQRNNPATPPNPANPEEMKQVALWKKYIEWEKENPMRTEDLNLLTKRVMFAYEQCLLCLGQHPDVWYEASQYLVSTSKKMSEKGDTNSSKILADEAASMYERATSNLMKDNMLIHFAYSDFEEGRMKFEKVHSIYEKLLESMDIDQTLTYIQYMKFARRSEGIKAARQVFKKAREDTRVRFHVYVAAALMEYYCTKEKQIAFKIFELGLKRFGDEPDYLLSYIDYMSHLNEDNNTRVLFERVLTSGSLPPDKSGKIWDEYLEFECNVGDLSSMLKVEKRRLEAFKKEYDGKTTCLLVDRYRFLDLFPCTPEELKSIGYKDSRARPVVGVPAAVPSISEASTSQLKEENEPQIGVGLPMPDLTQMLPYRPRVNPLPGLHPVPGGEFPEPAAATALLRLMPPPKCFNGPFPIIDDLLSKFREWTLPEEKEWLKHINLTPGEFDPHRQLNVSKGTKRPSSNNNDDSDDESRTTTGSGGPGAPPVKDIYRARQQKRVR from the exons atGAAATCAAGGAACTATGAAAAGGTTGAAAAACTATTTCAAAGATGTTTGATGAGAGTTCTGAATATTGATTTATGGAAATGCTATATAAGTTATGTTAAAGAAACAAAAAGTGGATTATCATCTTACAG AGAGAAGATGTCTCAGGCATACGATTTTGCAATAGACAAGATTGGGATGGACATCATGTCTTTTCAGCTCTGGGCAGATTACGTCGGTTTTTTGAAATCTGT GGAGGCTGTTGGTTCATATGCTGAAAATCAAAGAATCACTGCAGTACGTCGTGTGTATCAAAGAGGTTGTATCAATCCTATGCTTAATATTGAGCAATTGTGGAGAGAATACAATGCATATGAGCAG AGTATTAATCCAATCATTGCAAAGAAAATGGTTGATGACCGAACCCGAGAATATATCAATGCAAGAAGGGTTTCGAAAGAACTTGAAGCAATGACAAGAGGGCTTCAAAGAAATAATCCTGCAACTCCACCAAATCCAGCGAATCCAGAAGAAATGAAACAG GTTgcattatggaaaaaatatattgaatggGAAAAAGAAAATCCAATGAGAACAGAAGATTTAAATCTCCTCACAAAGAGAG TGATGTTTGCATACGAACAATGTTTACTCTGCCTCGGCCAACATCCTGATGTCTGGTATGAAGCATCACAATATTTAGTTTCTACTAGCAAGAAAATGAGTGAGAAGGGG GACACAAACAGCAGTAAGATATTGGCTGATGAAGCAGCTTCTATGTATGAAAGAGCAACTTCAAACTTGATGAAAGATAATATGTTGATACATTTTGCTTATTCTGATTTTGAAGAAGGAAGAATGAAGTTTGAGAAAGTTCACAGCATTTATGAAAAGTTATTGGAGTCAATGGATATCGATCAAACTTTG ACATACATCCAATATATGAAGTTCGCTAGAAGATCAGAAGGTATCAAGGCTGCTCGACAAGTTTTTAAGAAAGCAAGAGAAGATACCAGAGTCAGATTTCATGTTTATGTTGCTGCTGCATTAATGGAATATTATTGTACAAAA GAAAAGCAAAttgctttcaaaatttttgaacttgGTTTAAAAAGATTTGGAGATGAACCAGATTATTTACTCTCTTATATTGACTACATGTCACATTTAAATG AGGACAACAACACAAGGGTATTATTTGAAAGAGTTTTAACCTCAGGAAGTCTTCCTCCCGATAAATCTGG aaaaatttgGGACGAATATCTTGAATTTGAATGTAATGTAGGTGATTTATCTTCTATGTTAAAAGTCGAGAAAAGGCGGTTGGAAGCTTTTAAGAAAGAATATGACGGAAAAACTACTTGTTTACTTGTTGATAG ATATCGATTTTTGGATCTTTTTCCGTGCACTCCAGAAGAATTGAAGAGTATTGGATATAAG GATTCTAGAGCGAGACCTGTTGTTGGTGTTCCAGCTGCCGTTCCATCAATATCTGAAGCTTCAACAAGTCAACTAAAAGAAGAAAATGAACCGCAGATTGGTGTTGGTCTACCAATGCCTGACTTGACGCAAATGTTGCCATATAGACCAAGAGTTAATCCAC TGCCAGGACTTCACCCCGTACCAGGAGGAGAATTTCCTGAACCAGCTGCAGCAACAGCATTGTTACGTCTCATGCCTCCACCAAAATGTTTTAACGGACCATTTCCAATCATTGATGATTTGTTGAGTAAATTTCGAGAATGGACTCTACCTGAgg AGAAAGAATGGTTGAAGCACATAAACCTTACTCCTGGTGAATTCGACCCACATCGACAACTCAATGTTTCTAAAGGAACAAAACGACCTTCATCAAATAATAATGATGATTCAGACGATGAGTCTCGAACAACTACGGGATCAGGGGGACCAGGAGCTCCACCTGTCAAAGATATATATCGAGCGAGACAACAAAAAAGAGTTCGCTGA
- the LOC120331700 gene encoding cleavage stimulation factor subunit 3-like isoform X1: MATKSQSEEVEYVPERIRKIEKKLETSPYDVESWNSLIREAQTNSINKARRTYERLVSQFPSAGRYWKIYIEHEMKSRNYEKVEKLFQRCLMRVLNIDLWKCYISYVKETKSGLSSYREKMSQAYDFAIDKIGMDIMSFQLWADYVGFLKSVEAVGSYAENQRITAVRRVYQRGCINPMLNIEQLWREYNAYEQSINPIIAKKMVDDRTREYINARRVSKELEAMTRGLQRNNPATPPNPANPEEMKQVALWKKYIEWEKENPMRTEDLNLLTKRVMFAYEQCLLCLGQHPDVWYEASQYLVSTSKKMSEKGDTNSSKILADEAASMYERATSNLMKDNMLIHFAYSDFEEGRMKFEKVHSIYEKLLESMDIDQTLTYIQYMKFARRSEGIKAARQVFKKAREDTRVRFHVYVAAALMEYYCTKEKQIAFKIFELGLKRFGDEPDYLLSYIDYMSHLNEDNNTRVLFERVLTSGSLPPDKSGKIWDEYLEFECNVGDLSSMLKVEKRRLEAFKKEYDGKTTCLLVDRYRFLDLFPCTPEELKSIGYKDSRARPVVGVPAAVPSISEASTSQLKEENEPQIGVGLPMPDLTQMLPYRPRVNPLPGLHPVPGGEFPEPAAATALLRLMPPPKCFNGPFPIIDDLLSKFREWTLPEEKEWLKHINLTPGEFDPHRQLNVSKGTKRPSSNNNDDSDDESRTTTGSGGPGAPPVKDIYRARQQKRVR, encoded by the exons ATGGCAACAAAATCACAATCAGAAGAAGTG GAGTATGTTCCAGAAAGAATCAGGAAGATAGAAAAGAAATTGGAAACCAGTCCATATGATGTTGAGTCATGGAACTCACTGATTCGTGAAGCCCAG ACAAACTCTATTAACAAAGCTAGAAGAACATACGAACGTCTCGTTTCACAGTTCCCAAGTGCTGGAAGATATTGGAAGATTTATATAGAACATGAG atGAAATCAAGGAACTATGAAAAGGTTGAAAAACTATTTCAAAGATGTTTGATGAGAGTTCTGAATATTGATTTATGGAAATGCTATATAAGTTATGTTAAAGAAACAAAAAGTGGATTATCATCTTACAG AGAGAAGATGTCTCAGGCATACGATTTTGCAATAGACAAGATTGGGATGGACATCATGTCTTTTCAGCTCTGGGCAGATTACGTCGGTTTTTTGAAATCTGT GGAGGCTGTTGGTTCATATGCTGAAAATCAAAGAATCACTGCAGTACGTCGTGTGTATCAAAGAGGTTGTATCAATCCTATGCTTAATATTGAGCAATTGTGGAGAGAATACAATGCATATGAGCAG AGTATTAATCCAATCATTGCAAAGAAAATGGTTGATGACCGAACCCGAGAATATATCAATGCAAGAAGGGTTTCGAAAGAACTTGAAGCAATGACAAGAGGGCTTCAAAGAAATAATCCTGCAACTCCACCAAATCCAGCGAATCCAGAAGAAATGAAACAG GTTgcattatggaaaaaatatattgaatggGAAAAAGAAAATCCAATGAGAACAGAAGATTTAAATCTCCTCACAAAGAGAG TGATGTTTGCATACGAACAATGTTTACTCTGCCTCGGCCAACATCCTGATGTCTGGTATGAAGCATCACAATATTTAGTTTCTACTAGCAAGAAAATGAGTGAGAAGGGG GACACAAACAGCAGTAAGATATTGGCTGATGAAGCAGCTTCTATGTATGAAAGAGCAACTTCAAACTTGATGAAAGATAATATGTTGATACATTTTGCTTATTCTGATTTTGAAGAAGGAAGAATGAAGTTTGAGAAAGTTCACAGCATTTATGAAAAGTTATTGGAGTCAATGGATATCGATCAAACTTTG ACATACATCCAATATATGAAGTTCGCTAGAAGATCAGAAGGTATCAAGGCTGCTCGACAAGTTTTTAAGAAAGCAAGAGAAGATACCAGAGTCAGATTTCATGTTTATGTTGCTGCTGCATTAATGGAATATTATTGTACAAAA GAAAAGCAAAttgctttcaaaatttttgaacttgGTTTAAAAAGATTTGGAGATGAACCAGATTATTTACTCTCTTATATTGACTACATGTCACATTTAAATG AGGACAACAACACAAGGGTATTATTTGAAAGAGTTTTAACCTCAGGAAGTCTTCCTCCCGATAAATCTGG aaaaatttgGGACGAATATCTTGAATTTGAATGTAATGTAGGTGATTTATCTTCTATGTTAAAAGTCGAGAAAAGGCGGTTGGAAGCTTTTAAGAAAGAATATGACGGAAAAACTACTTGTTTACTTGTTGATAG ATATCGATTTTTGGATCTTTTTCCGTGCACTCCAGAAGAATTGAAGAGTATTGGATATAAG GATTCTAGAGCGAGACCTGTTGTTGGTGTTCCAGCTGCCGTTCCATCAATATCTGAAGCTTCAACAAGTCAACTAAAAGAAGAAAATGAACCGCAGATTGGTGTTGGTCTACCAATGCCTGACTTGACGCAAATGTTGCCATATAGACCAAGAGTTAATCCAC TGCCAGGACTTCACCCCGTACCAGGAGGAGAATTTCCTGAACCAGCTGCAGCAACAGCATTGTTACGTCTCATGCCTCCACCAAAATGTTTTAACGGACCATTTCCAATCATTGATGATTTGTTGAGTAAATTTCGAGAATGGACTCTACCTGAgg AGAAAGAATGGTTGAAGCACATAAACCTTACTCCTGGTGAATTCGACCCACATCGACAACTCAATGTTTCTAAAGGAACAAAACGACCTTCATCAAATAATAATGATGATTCAGACGATGAGTCTCGAACAACTACGGGATCAGGGGGACCAGGAGCTCCACCTGTCAAAGATATATATCGAGCGAGACAACAAAAAAGAGTTCGCTGA